GGGGCTGGACTGGCACCAGGCGCCCCTGCATGCGCTCCCGGAAACCCTCGGCGTCGCCTGCTGTTACCTGCTGTTGCGCTGGCGCCCGTTCGATGCCGCCCTGCCGGACATCAGCCACGTGCTGCGCTTCATCCTGCTGGGCGTTCTGCTACCGGTGGCGCTGACCAGCCTGCTGTTGATCGGCTGCCGCGTGTTCCTCGGCGAGCTGACGATGGCGCAGTTGCCACAGCTGGTGCTGACCCTGTGGCTGGTCGACAGCCTGAGCTCACTGGTGATCGCCATCGCCCTGCTGACCTACCTCAGCCCCATGCTGCGCCGCCGTGGCTGGCTGGTGCCGGCCGAGGGCATCGCGGTGCCCCTGCTGCAGGTGCCGATGGCCTTGCGCACCTTGCCGTCGCGCTACGCGCTGCTGCCGGTGCTGGTGTGCCTGCCGCTGTTGCTGGAGCTGCTGCCGGCAACCCTGAAGATGCCGGCCGCGGGCCTGGTCATGCTGGGGCTGGCACTGGTCTGGGGCTTTTCCGGCGCGGTGTGCGGGGCGGCGGTCAGCGCCCTGGCCACCCTGGGGCTGCCGTGGGGCCAGGTGCTGACGGTCAGCAGCTGGATCGAACCGCAGCGTCTGGAGCTGCACGTCGGCATCCTGCTGTTCGTGGTGGCGGCGCTGCTGATCGGCCGCAGTCTCACCGATCTGCGCCTGGCCCTGGTGCATAGCGCGGCGGTGCAACGTCAGCTGACCCTGGCGCATTCGGCACTGGATGCCAGCCCGCTGGGCGTATTGATCGCCGACGCGCGGCAGGCGCAGCTGCCACTGATTTACTGCAACCCGGCCTTCGAGCAGATCACCGGGCGCCAAGCGGACGCCACGCTCGGGGCGAGCCTGCTCGAGCTGCTGCGTGGCGAGAAACGCCACGAAGGCCTGCATGTCCTGGAAACCGCCATCCGCCGTGAGGTGCCCGGCAATGCCGTACTGCGCCTGCAGCGCCAGGATGGTGAGGCCTTCTGGGGCGAAGTGATTCTGGCGCCGATGCGCGACGAGGAGGGCGTCAGCCACTTCATCGTCATGCAGCAGGACGTCAGCGCCCGTGAGCAACTGGCCCAGGACATGGTGCGTCAGCGCGAAACCCTGCAGCAGCAGAGCCACCTGTTCACCCAGACGGAAAACATCGCCGACCTGGGCGGCTGGTCCCTGAACATGCGCGACATGAGCATGTACTGGAGCGCCGGCTGCTTCGCCATCTACGAGCTGGATCCGAAAAGTGGCGCGCCGTCCTTCGAGGAGTCGCTGAGCCAGTTCGATGCCGCCGGCCGCGAGCTGATCGGCCGCACCCTGCAGAAGATCTACAAGGGCGAGGACCAGTTCGATATCGAGGTGCGCGCCACCACCGCCAGGGGCCGCACGCGCTGGGTGAGGTTGCTCGGGGTCGCCGAGCGCGACGGCGGCGAGCTGGTGCGCATCTACGGCGCCGCCCAGGACATCACCGCCCGGCGGCGCACCGAGCAGCAGTTGCGCGAGCGCGACGACCGCCTGCGCCTGTTCTTCGAGGCGCCGCTGATCGGCATGGCGTTGATCACCCCGACCTTCGGCTGGTCGGAGGTCAACCTCAAACTGTGCAGCATCCTCGGCCTGAGTCGTGAGCAGTTGCTCGAGTCCAGCTGGGCCGGCATCAGTTGCGCGGATGACCTGGAAGCCGAGCAACCGCTGCTCGACGAGGTGCTGGCCGGCAGCCGCGAGGGCTTCGAGCGCGACCGCAACTTCCTGCGCGCCGATGGCAGCCGGGTGCCGACACGGCTCAACCTGCGCGCGGTGCGGCGCAACGATGGCGGGGTCAGCCTGTTTCTGGTGCTGGTCGAGGACATCAGTGCGCGCTTCGAGGCAGAAGCCCGCTACCGGACCGTCGTCGAGCATGCGCCGGAGGCAATCATGCTGTACAGCGAGGAGGGCGGCATGGTCGATTTCAACGGCAACGCCCTGCGCCTGTTCGGCTATCGCCGCGAGGAGCTGCTCCATCGCCGGCCCTTCGAGCTGAGCCCGCAGTTGCAAGCCGACGGCAGGCCGTCGTCCGAGGCCGCCAAGCACTACCTCAAGGCCGCTCTGGCGGGTGAAGTGCCGGTGTTCGAATGGCTGCACTGCGACAGCAACGGCCGGGAATTCCCGTGCGAGGTGCGCCTGGTGCGCTTGCCGGGCGAGCCGATCTTGATTCGCTGCAGCGTGACGGACATTTCCGAGCGCCAGCGCTATCAGCGCGAGATCGAGCGCCTGGCCTACAGCGACGAACTGACCGGCCTGCCCAATCGTCGGCTGATGCTCGACCGCCTGCAGCACGCCATGGATCGCGAGATTCGCCAGGGCAGCCTGGGCGCGCTGCTGTTCATCGACCTCGACCATTTCAAGACGGTCAACGACAGCCTTGGCCATCTGGTCGGCGACAGCCTGCTGCGTGATGTCACCGCGCGCCTGGAGGCACAGCTGCGCAACGAAGACACCCTGGCGCGCATGGGCGGCGACGAGTTCGTGGTGCTGCTCGAGGGGCTCGACGCCAATGCCCAGTTGGCGGGCGAGCAGGCGGCGATGGTCGGCGAGCGCCTGCTCAAGAGCCTGGAGCGGCCTTGCGTGGTCGATGGCCACGAGCTGTCGATAAGTGCCAGCATCGGCATCGCCCTGCATCCATTTGGCGAGCAGAACGCCTCCGATGTGCTCAAGCAGGCGGATACCGCCATGTACCGCGCCAAGCAGGCCGGGCGCAACGCTCTGCACTTCTTCGCCCCGGAGATGCAGGCGGCCATTGACCAGCGCCTGCAGCTGCAGGGCGAGCTGCGCCAGGCGATTGCCCGCGACCAGCTGTATCTGGTATTCCAGCCGCAGCTGCAACTGGGCGATGGTCAGCTGATCGGTGCCGAGGTACTGGTGCGCTGGGCGCACCCGGAGAAGGGTGAAATCCTGCCGGGCCAGTTCATCCCGCTGGCCGAGGAAACCGGTTTGATCCAGGACATCGGCAGCTGGGTACTGGAGCGGGCATGCGCCACGCTGCAGGGCTGGTTGCCGCAATACCCCGGCGTGGTGCTGGCGGTGAACCTCAGCCCGCGGGAGCTGCGCAGCCGCGAGTGCGTCGAGCGGGTGCGCGGCTGCCTGGAGCGCCACGGCGTGCCGGCCACGGCGCTGGAGCTGGAACTCACCGAGGGCGTGCTGCTCGAGGACGTCGAGCAATGCATCGCCAACATGGGGGCGCTCAAGGCCCTTGGCGTGCGATTCTCGATCGACGACTTCGGCACCGGCTATTCCTCCCTGACCTACCTCAAGCGGCTGCCGCTGGACCGCCTGAAGATCGACCGCAGCTTCACCCAGGACCTGGGCGCCGGTGGCAATGGCAACAACGTCCTGCTGGTGGAAACCATCCTGATGATCGCCCGCAACCTGGGCCTGGAATGCGTGGCCGAGGGCATCGAAACGCCGGAGCAGCTCGAGCACCTGAAAAAACTGGGATGCGAGGTGGGCCAGGGCTACCTGCTTGGCAGGCCGATGATCGAGGCGGATTTTCTCGAGCGCCTGGCCCGGCCCCCCCCTTCCTGAGGCGTCACCAGCTCAGCGTATCGCCTTGCAAGCGCGCCTGGCGGCCGTAAGGCCAGGCGAAGTTGGCGTCGCCATGGCCGCTGGGCAGCTCGCCGTAGAGCGGAATATCGAAGGGCGCCAGGTACTCGCCGATGATGTCCTCGAGGCTGTGCTGCACGCCGCGCCGCGGGCAGTCGGTGAAACTGCCCAGGCACACTGCGGCCGGGCGGCGCTCGGCGAAGCTCTCGAACAGCTGCCAGAAGCTGCGCTCCAGGCGGTAGTAAGGCTCGCCGACGTCCTCGAGAATCAGGATGGCATCCTTCGGCAGCTGCACGCTGGCGACGGTGCCGCAGCCGCTGGCCAGGGCGGTGAGGTTGCCGCCGAGCAGCGGGCCGCTCACCGCCGTTTGCGGGCCGCTGAGATGGCGCACCGGCAACGAGTGGCTGTGGCCCTGCAGCAGATCCCACAGCGAGCGCATCGACGCCAGCCGCTCGCGTTGGCCGGCCGGCGCGGCCAGGGCCTGCAGGCCGAGGGCGGTGGCCACCGGGCCGTGGATGCCGGGCAGCTCATGGCGGGCGAAGGCGTCGAGCAGGATCGACAGGTCGGAGTAGCCGATAAGCGGGCGCGGGCTGGCATTCTGCAGCCGCGTCCAGTCGATGCCCGGCAACAGTTGCGCACTGCCGTAGCCGCCGCGCAGGCACCAGACGGCGTCGATGTCCGGCAGGCTGAAGGCTTCGTGCAGGTCGGCCAGGCGCTGCGCCGGCGTGCCCGCTAGGTAGCGATGACGGGCGCGCACGTGGCGGCCCAGGTGGTAATCGATGCCTTGCACCTCGAGCTGCGCCAGGGTGGCCTCGAAGATCTCGTCGGCGATGGCCGAGGCGGGGGCGATCAGGGCCAGGCGGCCCTTGAAGGCTGTGCTCATCCTTTACCCTTGGTGCGTGTCAGGTTGGGGCCGCCGTTCTTTTCCAGGTAGCCGATGATCATCCCGGCGACGTCCTTGCCGGTGGTCACTTCGATGCCTTCCAGGCCCGGCGAGGAGTTCACCTCCATTACCAGCGGGCCGTGGTTGGAGCGCAGGATGTCGACGCCGGCCACCGACAGGCCCATCACCTTGGCGGCGCGGATGGCGGTCATGCGTTCTTCCGGGGTGATCTTGATCAGGCTGGCGGTGCCGCCGCGGTGCAGGTTGGAACGGAACTCGCCGGGCTTGGCCTGGCGCTTCATCGCCGCGATGACCTTGTCGCCGACCACGAAGCAGCGGATGTCGGCGCCGCCGGCTTCCTTGATGTATTCCTGCACCATGATGTTCTGCTTGAGGCCCATGAAGGCCTCGATCACCGACTCGGCGGCCTTTTCGGTTTCACAGAGCACCACGCCGATGCCCTGGGTGCCTTCCAGCACCTTGATCACCAGCGGTGCGCCGTTGACCATCTGGATCAGGTCGGGAATGTCGTCCGGCGAGTGGGCGAAGCCGGTCACCGGCAGGCCGATACCGCGCCGCGAGAGCAGCTGCAGCGAGCGCAGCTTGTCCCTCGAGCGGGCGATGGCCACCGATTCGTTGAGCGGCACCACGCCCATCATCTCGAACTGGCGCAGCACCGCGCAGCCATAGAAGGTCACCGAGGCACCGATGCGCGGGATCACCGCGTCGAAGCCCTCCAGGGGCTTGCCACGGTAGTGGATCTGCGGCTTGTGGCTGGCGATGTTCATGTAGGCGCGCAGGGTGTCGATCACCACCATTTCATGGCCGCGCTGCTGCCCGGCTTCGACCAGACGACGCGTGGAATACAGGCGCGGATTGCGCGACAGCACAGCGATTTTCATTGGGCACCGGTCGGGTCGGGAAGCACGGGTTTGTCTTGCACGTAAGTGAGCGCCGGGTTGACCACCAGTTGGCCGTCGACCAGCGCTTTGGAGCCGAGCAGCATGCGATAGCGCATGGTCTTGCGGCTGGCCAGGGTGAACTCCACCGGCCACTGCAGATCACCCAGCATCAGGCTGGTACGGATCACGTAGCGGCTCTGGGCCTGGCCATTGGAACTCTTGATGGTCTTCAGCGCCACCAGGCGCGCCTCGCAGCGATGGCGGCGCTGCACCTGGGTGCCGATATAGGCAGTGAAGCGCACCCAGCGTTCGCCGTCACGCTCGAACGGCTGGATGTCGCTGGCATGCAGGCTCGAGGTGCTGGCGCCGGTGTCGATCTTGGCGCGCAGGCCGACGATGCCCAGCTCCGGCAGGTTCACCCACTCGCGCAGGCCGATCACGTTGAGGTGGTCGAATGTCTTCAAGGAAGCTGTCCGTATCTACAGGGTCGCGCATCTGGCGCGCATGGTACTGAAAATCCGCAGTGCTGCATCGCTGTCAGTGGGTGATCGGCGCCGATGCCCACGCCGTATCGGTTACACCGGGCAACCCTCTGAACTGCGGCTTGGCGAACAGGTAACCCTGCATCAGGTCGATGCCGCTGGCGGCGAGGAAGTCCCGCTCGCCCGGCGTCTCGATCCCTTCGGCGATCACCGTTACACCCAGATCGTTACATATGCCGAGGATGCCGCGCACGATGGCCTGGCGGGCGTTGTCCCTGTCGACGTTGCGAATCAGCGCCATGTCCAGCTTGATCAGGTCGGGCTGGAAATCGGCCAGCAGGTTGAGACCGGAATGGCCGGCGCCGAAGTCGTCGATGGCGGTCTTGAAGCCGAACTCCTGGTACTGGCGCAGGATGTTGGTCAGGTGCTTGCTGTCGGCCATATGGTCGCTTTCCAGGGTCTCGAAGATCAGCCGGTCGAGCGGAAAATCGTGCTGGCGCGCCGCTTCCAGGGTGCTGCGGATGCACAGTTCGGGGCGGTACACGGCATTGGGTAGAAAGTTGATCGACAGGTAGCTGGCCATGCCCAGTTGCTTGGCTTCGGCAATCGCCTGGGTGCGGCAGCGCTGATCGAAGCGGTAGCGGTTGTCGTCGTTGACGCGCTCAAGCACCGATAGCGCACCTTCACCCGCCGGCCCGCGCACCAGTGCCTCGTGGGCGAACACCTGGCGGGTGCGGATGTCGATGATCGGCTGGAAGGCGAAATTGAAGGCGAAATCCAGCTCGGTGCTGCCCTGGCAGCCACGGCATTTTTCGGGGTGGACGAGATCGCTGGGAAAGTGGGTCACCGCTGCTCCAGAATGAGGATCGCTCGGGCTTGCATGCATCGGACAATGCGCACAGGCTGGAGTGTGGAAAGAATTGCAATGAGTGAGGTAAGGGTGGCAAAGCAGGATGCCGATGACAAGGTAAGGTTAGACAAGTGGCTGTGGGCCGCGCGCTTCTACAAGACCCGCGCACTGGCCAAGGCGGCGATCGAGGGCGGCAAGGTGCACTGCCGGGGCGAGCGCTGCAAGCCGGGCAAGGAGCCCAGGGTTGGCGAGGAGTATGTGATTCGCACCGGCTTCGACGAGCGGACCGTGGTGGTGCAGGCGCTGTCGGTGGTGCGTCGCGGGGCCCCCGAGGCGCAGACCCTGTACGCCGAGACCGGTGAGAGCATCGTGCGCCGCGAGAAGGCGGCCGAGCAGCGCAAGGCCGGAGCCCTGGGCGTGCAGACCGAAGGGCGGCCGAGCAAGAAGCAGCGCCGGCAGTTGTTCTACCTGCGCGGCGGCTCGGGAGAATGGGTGGAGTAGGGCTGCCCGTCGTGGGGCAGCCCAGTGCTGGTCAGCGTCCGCTGACCACCGCGAAGGCGCCGATCACCGGCAGCCGCGCCAGGGCGCTCATCAAGGGTGCCGTCGCCCGCTCGAGGGCGGCGCTGGCGCGGTAGGCCAGGGGCGTGTAGCAGCTCCAGGCGATGCCCAGCACGCTGAGCAGCACACCGCCGACGAAGGCGTCCGCGCCCCAGTGGGCGCCGGCGACCAGGCGCGGCAGCATGCCGATCACCGCCACCGTCCACACCAGCAGGCGGCGCCAGCCGTTGACGAAGAAGCTGCAGAACATCGCCCAGATCATCAGCACCGAGGCGTGGTCGCCGGGGAAGCTGCGGCTGGCGCTGTCCTTGAGGTCCCAGCGCTCTTCCCAGGCCGGGAACATCTCGGTCAGCCGTGCACTGCCTTCGATCTGTAACGAGGGGCTCGCATGCTGCCAGCCCATGTATTCGACCAGGTCGGAAAAGCCCACGCGCATCAGCAGCATGACGATCAGCGCCAGCAGAAACGCATAGAGCCCGATGCGCACCTGGCTGGCCGGAAAGATCAGCCCGGCGCGCAGCATGATCGCCAGCATCACCATACCGACGCCGGCATCCACCGGGCGCATGCTGCCGATGGCCCAGATATGCGCCCACAGGCCAGCGGCGTGCACCGGGTCGTTGAGCAGGTGGAACAGCCACAGGTCGAACTGATTCCAGTACAGGCGGGTGACCGGCCACAGCCAACTGGCGAACAGCAGGCCGATGAGCAGGTGGCTGATGAACAGGGCGCGTGGGCGCCATTGGGCACTGAGAGCGGGATGCATGATGGCGGCTCGAAGAAAACCGCCGATTCTAGGCAGGCAGCGAGCCCGGCTGGCCCCTATCGGCGCTTCGTTCAGTCGGCGTTCAGCTGCTGCACGCCAGCCGTTCTTCGCCTGCGGCTTGGTCGGCGCCGCGTTTGCGCCTAAAATTGCCGGCCCCCAGTCCAGTGGGTGCGCCCCTGGCCTGTCTAGCATCCCTCAGCAGGCGACCCGTTATGTCCGACTTCACCCAACGCTTTATTTTCGACGACACCGATGTGCGCGGTGAACTGGTGGGGCTGTCCGGCAGCTATCAGCAGGTGCTGGCCAAGCACGATTATCCGCGCCCGGTGGCGCAACTGCTCGGTGAGCTGCTGGCCGCTGCCTCGCTGCTGGTCGGTACCCTGAAGTTCGATGGCCTGCTGGTGCTGCAGGTGCGCTCCGAAGGCCCGGTGCCGTTGTTGATGGTGGAGTGCTCCAGCGACGGTGACGTGCGGGGCATCGCCCGTTACGACGCCGAGCGCATCGCCGAGGGTGACGGCCTGCGTCAGCTGATGCCCGAGGGCGTGCTGGCGATGACCGTCGATCCCAAGCAGGGCCAGCGTTACCAGGGCATCGTGTCGCTGGACGGCGCCACCCTGGCCGACTCTCTGACCAACTATTTCGCCACCTCCGAGCAGTTGGCCACGCGTTTCTGGCTGTGCGCCGACGGCCTGCGCGCCCGCGGCCTGCTGCTCCAGCAACTGCCACCCGATCGCCTGACCGACGACGAGGAGCGCGCCGCCAGCTGGGAGCATCTGGTGACCCTCGCCGACACCCTGCAGAACGAGGAATTGCTGGGCCTGGACAACGAGACCCTGTTGCACCGCCTGTACCATCAGGAGACGGTTCGCCTGTTCGAGCCGCGTGGCATTCGCTTCCGTTGTAGTTGCTCGCGTGAACGCTCGGCCAAAGCGCTGGTCAGTTTAGGGCGGCCCGATGCCGAGCTGCTGCTCAGCGAGCATCACGGCCGCGTGGAAATCGACTGTCAGTTCTGCAACGAACGCTACGGCTTCGATGCCGCCGACATCGCTCAGCTGTTCGCTGGCGGAGGCAGTCAGCAGCCCTCCGACACCCGTCACTGAGGGCTGCCAGCAACGCGCAGGCTGTTCTGATTGGGGGCTGCACCCGCGGCCCGCTTTTCTGGCATAATCCGCGCACTTTTTTAGCTGTAGTCCTGCTCTTTGCATGACTACAAACGTTTGGAAGACTCGGCCGTTCGGCCGACGGGGACTCACATGACGCAAGCCAACAACGCTGTGTACACCGACATCAGCACTGCCCAACTGGTCGAAGAAGCCCTTCGTCGCGGTGAAGGCGAACTGGCGTCCACCGGTGCTCTGGTTGTACGCACCGGCCACCGTACCGGGCGTTCTCCGGTCGACCGCTTCATCGTCGACGAGCCGAGCACTTCGGCCGACATCGGCTGGGGCCCGATCAACCGCAAGTTTCCAGCCGACAAGTTCGATGCGCTGTGGGAGCGCGTCCAGGCGTTCTCCGATGCCCAGGACAGCTTCGTTTCCCACGTTCATGTAGGTTCCGCCGAAGCTCACTACCTGCCCGTCAAGATGACCACTGCCACCGCCTGGCAGAACCTCTTCGGCCGTCAGCTGTTCATCGAGCCGAGCCAGTACAACCCGTCCGGCAAGCAGGAGTGGCAGGTTCTCAACGTCGCCAACTTCGAATGCGTGCCTGAGCGCGACGGCACCAACTCCGACGGCTGCGTGATCATCAACTTCGCCCAGAAGAAGGTGCTGATCGCCGGCATGCGTTACGCCGGTGAGATGAAGAAAGCCATGTTCAGCGTGCAGAACTTCCTGCTGCCGGCCGCCGACGTGCTGCCGATGCACTGCGCCGCCAACATCGGCGAAGAAGGCGACGTGACCCTGTTCTTCGGCCTGTCCGGTACCGGCAAGACCACCCTGTCCGCCGATGAAAGCCGTTACCTGATCGGTGACGACGAGCACGGCTGGGGCGAGGGCGTGGTGTTCAACATCGAGGGCGGTTGCTATGCCAAGTGCATCGACCTGTCCGAGAAGAACGAGCCGGTGATCTGGAAGGCCATCAAGTTCGGCACCGTGCTGGAAAACGTGGTGCTCGACGAGCAGCGCAAGCCGGATTACACCGACGACAGCCTGACCCAGAACAGCCGCGCCGCCTACCCGCTGGAGTTCGTCGAGAAGCGCAGCGAGAAGAACCTCGGTGGCGAGCCGAATGCGGTGATCTTCCTGACCTGCGACCTGACCGGCGTACTGCCGCCGGTGTCGATCCTCAACAACGAGCAGGCCGCCTACCACTTCCTGTCCGGCTACACCGCCCTGGTCGGTTCCACCGAAATGGGTTCGGGCAGCGGCATCAAGTCGACCTTCTCCACCTGCTTCGGCGCGCCGTTCTTCCCGCGTCCGGCCGGTGTCTACGCCGAGCTGCTGATCAAGCGCATCCAGGCCTTCGGCTCCAAGGTCTACCTGGTCAACACCGGCTGGACCGGGGGTGGCTACGGCGTCGGCAAGCGTTTCAACATCCCGACCACCCGTGGCGTCATCGCCGCGATCCAGAGCGGTGCGCTGATCGGCGCCGAGACCGAGCACCTGCCAATCATCAACCTGGATGTACCGAAGTCGGTACCGGGCGTCGAGACCAACCTGCTCAACCCACGCAACACCTGGGCTGACCAGAGCGCCTACGACGAGGCCGCCAAAGGCCTGGCCAAGCTGTTCATCGACAACTTCACCAAGTTCGAAGTGAGCGATGCCATCAAGAGCGCCGGCCCGCAGCTGTAAGCTGACCTGTGCTTGCTGACAGAGCCGCCTTCGGGCGGCTTTGTCATTTATGGTGCAACACTTCTCGCAGTCCCCGGGTGGCTGTGCGCTGTGAAATGCATGCCACACAGGTTACGGTTATTGGCCATTCAGCGGTCAACGGAGTGACAGCCCATGTCCACCCTCAAACGTGTCTTCGGTTTCGATCAACTGCGCCCCGGCCAGGACGCGGTGATCAGCGCCGTGCTCGCCGGTCGTTCGGCAGCGGCGATCTTTCCCACCGGCTCGGGCAAGTCCCTGTGTTACCAGCTGCCGGCCCTGCACCTGCCCAATCTGACCCTGGTGGTGTCGCCGCTCCTGGCGTTGATGCAGGATCAGCTGGCCTTTCTGCACCGCCACGGCATCAGCGCGGCCAGCATCGATTCGGCGCAGAGCCGCGAACAGGTCAGCGAGACCATGACCAAGGCCAAGGCCGGTGAGCTGAAGATCCTGATGATCTCGGTCGAGCGCCTGAAGAACGAGCGTTTTCGCAACTTTATCAGTGAGGTGCCGATTTCCCTGCTGGTGGTCGACGAAGCCCACTGCATTTCCGAGTGGGGTCATAACTTCCGCCCGGATTACCTGAAGCTGCCGGACTACCAGCGCCAGTTCGGCATCTCTCAGGTGCTGCTGCTCACCGCCACGGCGACGCCGCCGGTGATCAAGGACATGCAGAAGAAGTTCGCCATCGCCGCCGGCGATGTGGTCACCACCGGCTTCTACCGCCCGAACCTCAATCTGCTGGTCGAGCCGGTGGCTGGCCGCGACAAGCAGCGGCGCCTCGAGCAGTGGCTGGGCGCCAAGCAGGGCGAGCCGAGCATCGTCTACGTCACCCAGCAGAAGACCGCCGAGCAGGTCGCCGAACAACTGAGCCAGCGGGGCCTGTCCGTCAGCGCCTACCATGCCGGCATGGGCCACGAGCTGCGCGAGGCGATCCAGCGCCGCTTCATGGCCGGTGAGCTGAGCTGCATCGTCGCCACCATCGCCTTTGGCATGGGCATCGACAAGCGTGACATCCGCAACGTGGTGCATTTCGATCTGCCCAAGTCGGTGGAAAACTACAGTCAGGAGATCGGCCGTGCCGGCCGTGATGGCGAGGCCTCCGACTGCCTGGTGCTGGCCAACCGCGACAGCCTCAACGTGCTGGAAAACTTCGTGTACGGCGACACGCCGGAGCTAAGCGGCATCGTCCGGGTGCTCGAGGAGATTCGCGGCAACAGCCAGGGCGGCCAGTGGCAAATGACCGTCAATGCGCTGAGCGATCACAGCAACATCCGCGCGCTGCCGCTCAAGACCCTGCTGGTGCAGCTGGAGCTGCGCGGCATCATCGCGCCGCGCTACGCCTATTTCGCCGAGTACCGCTTCAAGTACCTGGTCGAGCCGGAAGCG
Above is a genomic segment from Pseudomonas argentinensis containing:
- a CDS encoding EAL domain-containing protein: MPRTAERLPFWTWWLPLPVFQLATQLSLTTQVESGLGVLYLPFALGLVLVLWWGPRVLLALYANALLSTPLWGLDWHQAPLHALPETLGVACCYLLLRWRPFDAALPDISHVLRFILLGVLLPVALTSLLLIGCRVFLGELTMAQLPQLVLTLWLVDSLSSLVIAIALLTYLSPMLRRRGWLVPAEGIAVPLLQVPMALRTLPSRYALLPVLVCLPLLLELLPATLKMPAAGLVMLGLALVWGFSGAVCGAAVSALATLGLPWGQVLTVSSWIEPQRLELHVGILLFVVAALLIGRSLTDLRLALVHSAAVQRQLTLAHSALDASPLGVLIADARQAQLPLIYCNPAFEQITGRQADATLGASLLELLRGEKRHEGLHVLETAIRREVPGNAVLRLQRQDGEAFWGEVILAPMRDEEGVSHFIVMQQDVSAREQLAQDMVRQRETLQQQSHLFTQTENIADLGGWSLNMRDMSMYWSAGCFAIYELDPKSGAPSFEESLSQFDAAGRELIGRTLQKIYKGEDQFDIEVRATTARGRTRWVRLLGVAERDGGELVRIYGAAQDITARRRTEQQLRERDDRLRLFFEAPLIGMALITPTFGWSEVNLKLCSILGLSREQLLESSWAGISCADDLEAEQPLLDEVLAGSREGFERDRNFLRADGSRVPTRLNLRAVRRNDGGVSLFLVLVEDISARFEAEARYRTVVEHAPEAIMLYSEEGGMVDFNGNALRLFGYRREELLHRRPFELSPQLQADGRPSSEAAKHYLKAALAGEVPVFEWLHCDSNGREFPCEVRLVRLPGEPILIRCSVTDISERQRYQREIERLAYSDELTGLPNRRLMLDRLQHAMDREIRQGSLGALLFIDLDHFKTVNDSLGHLVGDSLLRDVTARLEAQLRNEDTLARMGGDEFVVLLEGLDANAQLAGEQAAMVGERLLKSLERPCVVDGHELSISASIGIALHPFGEQNASDVLKQADTAMYRAKQAGRNALHFFAPEMQAAIDQRLQLQGELRQAIARDQLYLVFQPQLQLGDGQLIGAEVLVRWAHPEKGEILPGQFIPLAEETGLIQDIGSWVLERACATLQGWLPQYPGVVLAVNLSPRELRSRECVERVRGCLERHGVPATALELELTEGVLLEDVEQCIANMGALKALGVRFSIDDFGTGYSSLTYLKRLPLDRLKIDRSFTQDLGAGGNGNNVLLVETILMIARNLGLECVAEGIETPEQLEHLKKLGCEVGQGYLLGRPMIEADFLERLARPPPS
- a CDS encoding S66 peptidase family protein → MSTAFKGRLALIAPASAIADEIFEATLAQLEVQGIDYHLGRHVRARHRYLAGTPAQRLADLHEAFSLPDIDAVWCLRGGYGSAQLLPGIDWTRLQNASPRPLIGYSDLSILLDAFARHELPGIHGPVATALGLQALAAPAGQRERLASMRSLWDLLQGHSHSLPVRHLSGPQTAVSGPLLGGNLTALASGCGTVASVQLPKDAILILEDVGEPYYRLERSFWQLFESFAERRPAAVCLGSFTDCPRRGVQHSLEDIIGEYLAPFDIPLYGELPSGHGDANFAWPYGRQARLQGDTLSW
- the rimK gene encoding 30S ribosomal protein S6--L-glutamate ligase; this translates as MKIAVLSRNPRLYSTRRLVEAGQQRGHEMVVIDTLRAYMNIASHKPQIHYRGKPLEGFDAVIPRIGASVTFYGCAVLRQFEMMGVVPLNESVAIARSRDKLRSLQLLSRRGIGLPVTGFAHSPDDIPDLIQMVNGAPLVIKVLEGTQGIGVVLCETEKAAESVIEAFMGLKQNIMVQEYIKEAGGADIRCFVVGDKVIAAMKRQAKPGEFRSNLHRGGTASLIKITPEERMTAIRAAKVMGLSVAGVDILRSNHGPLVMEVNSSPGLEGIEVTTGKDVAGMIIGYLEKNGGPNLTRTKGKG
- a CDS encoding ATP-dependent zinc protease: MVGLRAKIDTGASTSSLHASDIQPFERDGERWVRFTAYIGTQVQRRHRCEARLVALKTIKSSNGQAQSRYVIRTSLMLGDLQWPVEFTLASRKTMRYRMLLGSKALVDGQLVVNPALTYVQDKPVLPDPTGAQ
- a CDS encoding EAL domain-containing protein, whose product is MTHFPSDLVHPEKCRGCQGSTELDFAFNFAFQPIIDIRTRQVFAHEALVRGPAGEGALSVLERVNDDNRYRFDQRCRTQAIAEAKQLGMASYLSINFLPNAVYRPELCIRSTLEAARQHDFPLDRLIFETLESDHMADSKHLTNILRQYQEFGFKTAIDDFGAGHSGLNLLADFQPDLIKLDMALIRNVDRDNARQAIVRGILGICNDLGVTVIAEGIETPGERDFLAASGIDLMQGYLFAKPQFRGLPGVTDTAWASAPITH
- a CDS encoding S4 domain-containing protein — translated: MSEVRVAKQDADDKVRLDKWLWAARFYKTRALAKAAIEGGKVHCRGERCKPGKEPRVGEEYVIRTGFDERTVVVQALSVVRRGAPEAQTLYAETGESIVRREKAAEQRKAGALGVQTEGRPSKKQRRQLFYLRGGSGEWVE
- a CDS encoding phosphatase PAP2 family protein, coding for MHPALSAQWRPRALFISHLLIGLLFASWLWPVTRLYWNQFDLWLFHLLNDPVHAAGLWAHIWAIGSMRPVDAGVGMVMLAIMLRAGLIFPASQVRIGLYAFLLALIVMLLMRVGFSDLVEYMGWQHASPSLQIEGSARLTEMFPAWEERWDLKDSASRSFPGDHASVLMIWAMFCSFFVNGWRRLLVWTVAVIGMLPRLVAGAHWGADAFVGGVLLSVLGIAWSCYTPLAYRASAALERATAPLMSALARLPVIGAFAVVSGR
- the hslO gene encoding Hsp33 family molecular chaperone HslO — encoded protein: MSDFTQRFIFDDTDVRGELVGLSGSYQQVLAKHDYPRPVAQLLGELLAAASLLVGTLKFDGLLVLQVRSEGPVPLLMVECSSDGDVRGIARYDAERIAEGDGLRQLMPEGVLAMTVDPKQGQRYQGIVSLDGATLADSLTNYFATSEQLATRFWLCADGLRARGLLLQQLPPDRLTDDEERAASWEHLVTLADTLQNEELLGLDNETLLHRLYHQETVRLFEPRGIRFRCSCSRERSAKALVSLGRPDAELLLSEHHGRVEIDCQFCNERYGFDAADIAQLFAGGGSQQPSDTRH